The following proteins are co-located in the Euzebyales bacterium genome:
- a CDS encoding universal stress protein has translation MNGDVPPPAPDGGAWGSDHRDGDRPIVVGVDGSRHAERALRWAVREAQLRRAPLTLVHVYVEDGVSAASAAGAHELAQRLVDDVLRRHRHLIDELTDVETIVMPGSARGAAAVLLDAGHRAQLVVLGTRGLGGFSELLLGSTSHRVLMHASVPVVLVRTPPHVDPTIAEEHDGRRPLVVGVDQSAGSQAALRWAFDEACRRDVGVLAVHALDAPSAPTLRALGVPVELVASRLTQARSTARQEVDEQIDRALPTAGRPRLDRLIDDGAPVSALLRYATPEHLLVVGTRGRRGFAELGPGSVSHQCAHHVTGPMVAVPSRPPATRA, from the coding sequence GTGAACGGAGACGTGCCGCCCCCGGCGCCCGATGGCGGTGCGTGGGGCAGCGACCACCGCGACGGCGACCGACCCATCGTGGTCGGTGTCGACGGGTCCCGCCATGCTGAGCGCGCCCTACGTTGGGCCGTGCGCGAGGCCCAGTTGCGCCGCGCCCCACTGACGCTGGTGCACGTGTACGTCGAGGACGGCGTGAGCGCGGCATCAGCAGCCGGCGCCCACGAGTTGGCGCAACGCCTGGTCGACGACGTCCTGCGCCGTCATCGCCACCTGATCGACGAGTTGACGGATGTCGAGACCATCGTGATGCCCGGTTCCGCGCGCGGCGCGGCGGCGGTGCTGCTCGACGCGGGACACCGGGCACAGCTGGTGGTCCTGGGCACCCGAGGGCTGGGAGGGTTCAGCGAACTGCTGCTGGGGTCCACCAGCCACCGGGTGCTGATGCACGCCAGCGTGCCGGTCGTGCTCGTGCGCACGCCGCCGCACGTCGACCCCACGATCGCCGAGGAACATGACGGACGACGGCCGCTCGTGGTCGGTGTCGACCAGTCAGCGGGCTCGCAGGCCGCCCTGCGGTGGGCGTTCGACGAGGCGTGCCGGCGCGACGTCGGTGTGCTCGCGGTGCACGCGCTCGACGCACCGTCCGCGCCGACGCTGCGTGCGCTGGGGGTCCCGGTCGAACTTGTCGCGTCGCGCCTCACGCAGGCGCGGTCCACCGCACGGCAGGAGGTCGACGAGCAGATCGACCGGGCGCTGCCCACGGCCGGCCGGCCCCGGCTCGACCGGCTCATCGATGATGGCGCGCCTGTCAGCGCTCTGCTGCGCTATGCCACACCGGAGCACCTGCTCGTCGTCGGCACGCGCGGGCGCCGGGGCTTCGCCGAGCTGGGACCGGGATCGGTCAGCCACCAGTGCGCGCACCACGTCACGGGACCCATGGTCGCGGTCCCGAGCCGCCCCCCGGCCACGCGGGCGTGA
- a CDS encoding pyridoxamine 5'-phosphate oxidase family protein: MPVDTPVTHQIEELSVDECLDLLRTQTLGRLVYLEDGAPEIRPVNYALHQGSVVFRVGYGDLLDAVHRQPVTFEADHGDSASRTGWSVIIRGIAEEIWRTDELDVARDTGLRPWAPGSRDHYVRIIPRVMTGRRIT; encoded by the coding sequence ATGCCTGTGGACACCCCCGTGACGCACCAGATCGAGGAGCTCAGCGTCGACGAGTGCCTCGACCTGCTGCGTACGCAGACACTCGGGCGACTGGTGTACCTCGAGGATGGCGCGCCGGAGATCCGACCCGTGAACTATGCGCTGCATCAGGGCTCGGTGGTCTTCCGTGTCGGCTACGGCGACCTGCTCGATGCGGTGCACCGCCAACCGGTGACGTTCGAGGCGGACCACGGTGACAGCGCCAGCCGCACCGGCTGGAGCGTGATCATCCGCGGGATCGCCGAGGAGATCTGGCGCACCGACGAGCTCGACGTGGCTCGCGACACGGGGCTGCGCCCATGGGCACCGGGATCGCGTGATCACTACGTACGCATCATCCCGCGCGTGATGACCGGACGGCGGATCACGTGA